From one Bacteroides eggerthii genomic stretch:
- a CDS encoding PcfJ domain-containing protein, whose amino-acid sequence MKARTKFQHKVVAANRRLLPITEKQTEWAFRHTVGHYAFRTPSGQTTCLDCGYRWNETKTKHCHCPNCHAKLTLKDTLCRKTDEKSYFSVITTQDGFQVQRIFRMTVYYHKSRKARTDVCEVARYWLDENGKTALTALQRAMGRYLDCFLYGSGLELRNDNYVYKYIADCYVYPRYTSIPKLRRNGLKGSFADIAPQKLMKALLSDSRVETILKSGRKRDLKYFIDHPQDLDFCWPSYKIVLRQKYRIKDMGIWTDYLRMLDRCGKDLHNAHYVCPADLKAEHDKYQNKVRILQEQKKRMEQMKRARENEARFRELKGKFFGLEFTDGTIVVRVLDSVEAYYDEGNALHHCVGQCEYYLKPNTLVFSARIENKRVETVELSLETFKVLQSRGLCNKNTKYHKRIMNLVHKNIALVRKRMTA is encoded by the coding sequence ATGAAAGCACGAACGAAATTCCAACATAAGGTAGTAGCCGCCAACAGGCGGTTACTGCCTATCACGGAGAAGCAAACAGAATGGGCGTTCCGTCATACCGTCGGACATTACGCTTTTCGCACGCCCAGCGGACAAACGACCTGCCTCGATTGCGGGTATCGGTGGAACGAGACGAAAACTAAACATTGCCATTGTCCGAACTGCCATGCCAAACTGACGCTCAAAGACACGCTTTGCCGCAAGACGGACGAGAAAAGTTATTTTTCCGTCATCACCACACAGGACGGATTTCAGGTACAGCGGATTTTCAGAATGACCGTTTATTATCACAAGAGCCGGAAAGCTCGGACGGACGTGTGCGAAGTGGCCAGGTATTGGTTGGACGAGAACGGTAAAACTGCTCTGACGGCCTTACAACGGGCAATGGGACGTTACTTGGATTGTTTTCTGTACGGGTCGGGATTGGAACTGCGGAACGACAACTATGTTTATAAATATATTGCGGATTGTTACGTTTATCCGAGATATACATCTATTCCGAAATTACGACGCAATGGTTTGAAAGGTTCGTTCGCCGACATCGCCCCGCAAAAGCTGATGAAAGCTCTGCTGTCTGACAGCCGTGTGGAAACGATACTCAAAAGCGGACGCAAACGCGACCTCAAGTATTTTATAGACCACCCGCAGGATTTGGATTTCTGTTGGCCGTCCTACAAAATCGTGTTACGCCAGAAGTATCGGATAAAAGACATGGGAATATGGACAGATTATCTCCGTATGCTCGACAGGTGCGGCAAAGACTTGCACAACGCCCACTATGTTTGCCCTGCCGATTTGAAAGCCGAACACGACAAGTACCAGAACAAGGTGCGTATTCTCCAAGAGCAGAAAAAACGCATGGAGCAGATGAAACGGGCAAGGGAAAACGAGGCACGTTTCAGGGAGTTGAAAGGCAAGTTCTTCGGTCTGGAGTTCACGGACGGGACGATAGTCGTCCGTGTGCTGGACAGCGTGGAAGCCTACTACGACGAGGGCAATGCGTTGCATCACTGCGTAGGACAGTGCGAGTATTACCTCAAGCCGAATACGCTGGTATTCTCCGCACGGATAGAAAACAAGAGGGTCGAGACCGTAGAGTTGAGCCTCGAAACATTCAAGGTGCTGCAGTCGAGAGGGCTGTGTAACAAAAATACGAAATACCATAAACGGATTATGAACCTTGTGCATAAGAACATCGCACTTGTCCGAAAACGTATGACCGCCTGA
- a CDS encoding DNA alkylation repair protein encodes MNIDNLLNKIRQIEHGFHHILDGANEILSAYPRKQFFELALELFRHEAYQFRMLATTLLGRLATENNNALCFLKETVSIDKNWRVQEMLAMAFDEVCKYRGYEASLPLIEEWLNDDNPNVIRAVTEGLRIWTTRPFFKENPSIAIALICKHKAHESKYLRKSVGNALRDISKEHAELIRDEVQRWELSNPRILFTYKLAAKLLN; translated from the coding sequence ATGAATATCGATAACTTATTAAACAAGATACGGCAAATAGAGCATGGTTTTCACCACATCCTTGATGGGGCTAATGAAATCCTTTCCGCATACCCGAGGAAACAATTTTTTGAACTTGCCCTCGAACTGTTCAGGCATGAAGCCTACCAATTCAGGATGCTGGCGACAACGCTATTGGGTAGATTGGCAACAGAGAATAATAATGCTCTTTGTTTTCTGAAAGAGACGGTCAGTATAGACAAGAATTGGCGTGTACAGGAAATGCTTGCAATGGCTTTCGATGAAGTTTGCAAGTATAGAGGATATGAAGCGTCTTTACCGCTCATCGAAGAGTGGCTGAATGACGACAATCCGAATGTTATCCGTGCCGTAACTGAAGGGTTGAGGATTTGGACAACTCGTCCGTTCTTCAAGGAGAATCCGTCAATTGCCATTGCGTTGATCTGTAAGCACAAGGCACATGAAAGCAAGTATTTAAGGAAATCCGTGGGAAATGCCTTGAGAGACATAAGCAAGGAGCACGCAGAATTGATACGGGATGAGGTTCAGCGATGGGAGTTGTCCAATCCCCGAATTCTCTTTACCTACAAACTTGCGGCGAAGTTATTAAACTAA
- a CDS encoding PcfK-like family protein: MKGTEHFKQTIKEYLDGRAQTDELFAVSYAKENKNLDDCITFILNQVKASGCCGMTDDEVWSLAIHYYDEDNIDVGNPISCGVVVNHKVELTEEEKAQARKEALKAYQEEEMRKIQQRHSKPKPTAKAAQSNQTELSLFDF, encoded by the coding sequence ATGAAAGGTACGGAACATTTCAAACAGACTATCAAGGAATACTTGGACGGCAGGGCGCAGACAGACGAACTTTTTGCTGTCTCCTATGCCAAAGAAAACAAGAACTTGGACGATTGTATCACGTTTATTCTCAATCAAGTAAAGGCAAGCGGCTGTTGCGGAATGACTGACGACGAGGTGTGGTCGCTCGCCATTCATTACTATGATGAAGACAACATCGACGTAGGAAACCCCATTAGCTGCGGTGTCGTGGTCAACCACAAAGTAGAACTGACCGAAGAAGAAAAGGCACAGGCACGAAAGGAGGCGCTGAAAGCCTATCAGGAGGAAGAAATGCGCAAGATACAGCAACGCCACAGCAAGCCGAAGCCGACTGCCAAAGCCGCACAGAGCAACCAAACAGAACTTTCACTTTTCGATTTCTGA
- a CDS encoding GyrI-like domain-containing protein has product MAFDYKKEYREFYMPPSKPGIITVPSMNYIAVRGQGDPNAEEGEYKQSIGLLYGIAFTIKMSQKGDHRIEGYFDYVVPPLEGFWWQDGVKGIDYARKESFKWISVIRLPDFVTKADFEWAIREATKKKKTDFAKVEFLSCDEGLCVQCMHVGSYDDEPVTVALMHEYMKSRGYVLDITDKRMHHEIYLSDARKVAPEKRRTVIRHPIRKMEE; this is encoded by the coding sequence ATGGCTTTTGACTACAAAAAAGAATACAGGGAATTCTATATGCCCCCCAGCAAGCCCGGTATCATTACCGTGCCAAGCATGAACTACATAGCCGTTCGAGGACAGGGAGACCCGAATGCAGAGGAGGGAGAATACAAACAGTCGATCGGGCTTTTGTATGGAATCGCGTTTACCATCAAAATGAGCCAAAAAGGCGATCATCGGATCGAAGGGTATTTCGATTATGTCGTGCCGCCGCTCGAAGGCTTCTGGTGGCAGGATGGCGTAAAAGGGATCGACTATGCCCGAAAGGAAAGCTTCAAGTGGATATCGGTCATCCGTCTTCCGGACTTTGTGACAAAAGCAGATTTCGAGTGGGCAATCCGGGAAGCAACGAAGAAAAAGAAAACCGATTTTGCCAAGGTTGAGTTTCTCTCCTGTGATGAGGGCTTATGCGTCCAATGCATGCATGTCGGTTCTTATGATGACGAGCCGGTTACTGTCGCACTTATGCACGAATACATGAAGAGCCGGGGCTACGTCCTCGACATTACGGATAAGCGCATGCATCATGAAATCTATCTCAGTGACGCCCGGAAAGTCGCTCCCGAAAAGCGAAGGACTGTGATCCGGCACCCGATAAGAAAAATGGAAGAATGA